The segment GGCCTGGTCGGCTTGCCCTACGACTACATCAGCGCGCAGCTGGGCTCGTGGCGGACCAACACCCGCAACACGACGGCGCCCGACTGCATGGCCACCGTGGTCAGCCACCTGACCGACGCGGATATCAGTGCCGTCTCGGCGTGGCTGGCTGCCCGGCCCGTGCCGCCCGATGCCCACGCGGCACCGGCGGGTAGCGTGACGCCGCCGCTGCGCTGCGGCGTGCTGGGAGGCTGAGCCGATGAAGACCCTGATCGCTCGTCTCGCCTTCACCGCGTTCCTCATGGCCACCGCGGCACACGCCGACGACGCCGTTGAGCGCGGCCGCTACCTCGTCACCGCCGGCGACTGCGCGTCGTGCCACACCGCGCGCAACGGCAAGCCGATGGCCGGTGGCCGCGTCGTGCCCACACCGTTTGGTGCCATCCCGTCGCCCAACCTCACGGCCGATCACGCGACGGGCCTGGGCGACTGGAGCGCCGACGACTTCTACCAGGCGCTGCATGCCGGCAAGGCGCACGACGGCACGTCTCTGTACCCGGCGTTCCCGTTCACCTCGTACACCCGGGTGACGCGCGCTGACAGCGACGCGATGTTTGCGTACCTGAAGTCACTCCCGGTCGTGCGTAACCCCAATACGCCGGACACGCTCCGCTGGCCCTACCGCATGCGCTCGCTGATGGCGACGTGGCGGCTGATGTACTTCGACGAAGGCGAGTACCAGCCGGACCCGAAGCAGTCAGCGCAGTGGAATCGGGGTGCCTATCTCGTGCAGGGCCTGGGCCATTGCAACGAATGCCACGCGAGCCGCAACAGCTTCGGCGCGATGGTCAGCGATCCGTTCCTCGCTGGCGGCGTCATCCCCGTGCAGAACTGGTACGCGCCCGATTTGTCGATGGGCAGGGAAGGTGGCCTCGCCGGCTGGAGCGAAGCCGACGTCGTGGCCCTGCTCAAGACGGGCCGTTCGTCGAAGGGCACCGCCCTGGGCCCGATGGCCGAGGTGGTGCTGAAGAGTACGCAGCACCTCACCGATGCCGACCTGGCCGCCATCGCCGTTTACCTGAAGGCGTTGCCGGACCGCGCGCCGCGGCAGCAGCGCGGCAACGCGGTGGATGCGGAAACCGTCGCCCAGGCCGGGCAGAAGGTGTACGCGCAACACTGCGCCGATTGCCACGGCGCCGACGGCCGCGGCAAGGGCGACGCGTATCCACCGCTCGATGGCAACGTCACCGTGCGCGACCCGATCGGCATCAATACGATTCGCGCCGTGCTGTCAGGCGGTTTCGCTCCCGCCACGGCATCGAACCCGCGACCGTACTCCATGCCGCCGTTCTCGCAGACGCTCAGCGATGACGATGCCGCCGCCGTGGTGACCTACATCCGCCATGCGTGGTCCAACCGCGCATCGTCGGTATCGCCCAACGATGTGCGCGCTTATCGCACTGTGCCCGGCGGACTCTGAAGCACGTCGCGCGCCATCGCCTGCCAGACGTCGAGGTCCCAGCTGCCTCGCGCCTGGCCCGAGGGCGAGGGCAGTACCCATGTGCGCGCACCGGCAAACGCCACGGCCTGCGGGCCGACGGTGATGCGTTTGCCGAGGGCGGCCATGCCGGCCTGCTTGCTGGTGAAGGCCAGCACGCGCGGTGAGACCTGTTCGATCTTCGCTCGCAGCGCGTCCACGTCGAACGCATCGCGCGGCAGCTCCGAATCGTTGCCGTGGTGGAATTTCGCGAGGTCGGTAAAGCCGATGCCGAAGCCGGCCATCAACGGAAATTCGGCAGGCGACAGCAGGCGCGGCGTGAGCCCCACCGCATGCACGGCCCGCCAGAACATGTTGCCCGGATGCGCGTAATACGCACCGTCGCGTGCGGAGCGCGTACCGGCGGCCGTGCCGCAGAACACGAGGCGCAGCCCGGGCTGTAGCAGATCGGGAAGGATGGGGTGCACGGTATCGGCATCGCTCATGGCGATGACTTTAACCGGGATTTGATGCGCCACAACAAAGTGTCGACATGCCGGCCGTTAGGGTGAGTGCCCATGAACTCTCCTGACTGGATGCCCGACATCACGCATCCGTGGACGCGTTTTGCGCTGGTGGTGATCATCGCGCTCGTGGCCGCGGGCCTCATCCACCGCGCAGCGGATGTGTTCCTACGCCGCCTGGCGTTGCGCCACCCGATGGGCGCCAGCATCGTGGCCAGGGCGAACACGCCGCTGGAGGCGATCGTTCCCCTGGCGATGGTGCTGCTGGCGTTCCGCGTCGCACCGGATGAACCGGCGCGCCTCATCGACGGCATGGAGCACCTGCTGGGCGTGTGCCTGATCGGCGCCTGCACATGGTTCCTGGTTCGCTGCATCGGCGCGGTGGAAGCCACGGTATCGCGCTTCAACCCCATTGACCTGGAAGACAACCTCCGTGCGCGCCGCCTGCAGACGCAATCGCGGGTGCTGGCGCGCACGGGCATGGTGGTGACGGTGGTGCTTGGCGTCGGCGTGGCGTTGATGACGTTCCCCGCGGTTCGTCAGTTCGGCGCCAGCCTGCTGGCATCCGCGGGCATCGCCGGCATCGCGGTGGGCCTCGCCGCCAAGCCCGTCCTCGGCAACCTGATCGCGGGCATACAGATTGCGCTTACCCAGCCCATCCGCCTCGACGACGTGGTCATCGTTGAGGGCGAATGGGGCAGGGTGGAGGAAATCACCAGCACCTACGTCGTGGTGAAGATCTGGGACGAGCGGCGGATGATCGTCCCGCTGCAGTACTTCATCGAAACCCCGTTCCAGAACTGGACGCGGACGTCCTCGCAGATCCTGGGTTCGGTGTTGCTGTGGTTCGACTACGGCCTGCCGCTGGAGCCGCTAAGGGCCGAGATGGAACGAATCTGCAAGGCCGCGCCGGAGTGGGACGGGCGGGTGATGGGCATGCAGGTGGTCGACAGCAATGACAAGGGGATGCAGGTACGCGCCCTCGTAAGTTCTTCGAATTCAGGCAAATCGTTCGATTTGCGCTGCAAGGTGCGGGAAGGCCTCATCGCCTTCGTCCGTCGCGAATTCCCCGGCTATCTGCCACGGCTACGTGGCGATATCGATCGCGAGCAAGCGCGCTCCTACAAGAGCGGGGTGGGGGCGGCGGTATAGTGTTCGCCGTTAGGCACACTGCCCGGAGCACCCCATGGCCACTATCCCGCCCAGCCCTGAACACGCCGCCCACCGCTGGTTTGCCAAGGGCCTCGATGACCTCGGCCACGCTGAGCGCCATCTGCTCGACCACCTGATGCAACGCAAGCTGGTGGCGGAGAACATCAACGAGGCGTTCCGCGATGACATGAGCTTCGGCGAGCGCCTCGCGGACAAGGTCTCTCGCTTCGGCGGCTCGTGGACCTTCATCATCGTGTTCGCGGCCATCCTGGCGGCGTGGACGGGCCTGAATTCCTACATCCTGCACCGGCCGTTCGATCCGTACCCGTACATCTTCCTCAACCTGCTCCTGTCGATGCTGGCCGCGATCCAGGCGCCGGTGATCATGATGAGCCAGAACCGCCAGGCGGCGAAGGACCGGATGGATGCGACGAACGACTACAAGGTGAACCTGAAGGCCGAGATCGAGATCATGGGCCTGCACGAGAAGCTGGATCAGATGCGCAACGACCAGCTGGAAAAGATGCTGATGAAGCAGCAGGAACAGATCGACCTGCTGCTGAAGCTGGTGCGTGAACAGGGCGAATAACGCGACGCTGCCACGCGACGCGCATAAAAAAAGCCCGGCGTTCGCCGGGCTTTTTTGTTACCTGCGAGCGGTGATTAGCCGCGCGAAGCCTTCTTGCGATCGGCTTCCGTCAGGTGCTTCTTGCGCATGCGGATTTCCTTCGGCGTGACTTCGACCAGCTCGTCGTCGTCGATGAAGTCCAGGGCCTGCTCCAGCGTGAACTTGGTGGCCGGGGTCAGCT is part of the Luteibacter pinisoli genome and harbors:
- a CDS encoding cytochrome c — its product is MKTLIARLAFTAFLMATAAHADDAVERGRYLVTAGDCASCHTARNGKPMAGGRVVPTPFGAIPSPNLTADHATGLGDWSADDFYQALHAGKAHDGTSLYPAFPFTSYTRVTRADSDAMFAYLKSLPVVRNPNTPDTLRWPYRMRSLMATWRLMYFDEGEYQPDPKQSAQWNRGAYLVQGLGHCNECHASRNSFGAMVSDPFLAGGVIPVQNWYAPDLSMGREGGLAGWSEADVVALLKTGRSSKGTALGPMAEVVLKSTQHLTDADLAAIAVYLKALPDRAPRQQRGNAVDAETVAQAGQKVYAQHCADCHGADGRGKGDAYPPLDGNVTVRDPIGINTIRAVLSGGFAPATASNPRPYSMPPFSQTLSDDDAAAVVTYIRHAWSNRASSVSPNDVRAYRTVPGGL
- a CDS encoding mismatch-specific DNA-glycosylase; translated protein: MSDADTVHPILPDLLQPGLRLVFCGTAAGTRSARDGAYYAHPGNMFWRAVHAVGLTPRLLSPAEFPLMAGFGIGFTDLAKFHHGNDSELPRDAFDVDALRAKIEQVSPRVLAFTSKQAGMAALGKRITVGPQAVAFAGARTWVLPSPSGQARGSWDLDVWQAMARDVLQSPPGTVR
- a CDS encoding mechanosensitive ion channel family protein; translated protein: MNSPDWMPDITHPWTRFALVVIIALVAAGLIHRAADVFLRRLALRHPMGASIVARANTPLEAIVPLAMVLLAFRVAPDEPARLIDGMEHLLGVCLIGACTWFLVRCIGAVEATVSRFNPIDLEDNLRARRLQTQSRVLARTGMVVTVVLGVGVALMTFPAVRQFGASLLASAGIAGIAVGLAAKPVLGNLIAGIQIALTQPIRLDDVVIVEGEWGRVEEITSTYVVVKIWDERRMIVPLQYFIETPFQNWTRTSSQILGSVLLWFDYGLPLEPLRAEMERICKAAPEWDGRVMGMQVVDSNDKGMQVRALVSSSNSGKSFDLRCKVREGLIAFVRREFPGYLPRLRGDIDREQARSYKSGVGAAV
- a CDS encoding DUF1003 domain-containing protein, coding for MATIPPSPEHAAHRWFAKGLDDLGHAERHLLDHLMQRKLVAENINEAFRDDMSFGERLADKVSRFGGSWTFIIVFAAILAAWTGLNSYILHRPFDPYPYIFLNLLLSMLAAIQAPVIMMSQNRQAAKDRMDATNDYKVNLKAEIEIMGLHEKLDQMRNDQLEKMLMKQQEQIDLLLKLVREQGE